A single Osmerus mordax isolate fOsmMor3 chromosome 9, fOsmMor3.pri, whole genome shotgun sequence DNA region contains:
- the map4k5 gene encoding mitogen-activated protein kinase kinase kinase kinase 5, with protein MEVFPRPSGEIQRRNPQQDFELIQRVGSGTYGDVYKARNIQTGELAAVKIIKLEPGDDFSIIQQEIFMVKECMHQNIVAYFGSYLCREKLWICMEYCGGGSLQDIYHVTGPLSELQIAYVCRETLQGLGYLHSKGKMHRDIKGANILLSDNGDVKLADFGVAAKITATIAKRKSFIGTPYWMAPEVAAVEKNGGYNQLCDIWAVGITSIELAELQPPMFDLHPMRALFLMSKSSFQPPRLKDRTKWSTAFQNFVKVSLTKNPKKRPTAEKLLSHVYVGQTGLTRRLAVELLDKMNNPDNSQHFSEVDDDDLEPLSAVRHTIRSTNKQARSERTRSEINFDKVQFEAPLRKETEAHSEMDVTKDSDFPSPWGPFAEGGITTSGHVTHLEDAFEDIELSTLKQGVPPPLPPKPRLSSSSEEVGLHEERSLTVRRFPAAEGSPGPRRQSSPEQGNKAEHAAPDFLSASVSSPGRLSRASDPEDSDSSGNGDSPKPTPNHPHPREKKDYPKPAINGLPPTPKVLMGACFSKVFDGCPLKINCATSWIHPDTKDQYLIFGTEDGIYTLNLNELHEATMEQLFPRKCTWLYIINNNLMSLSGKTFQLYSHNLIGLFEQLKKPGLAAQFQTHRFPDKILPRRFALTTKIPDTKGCHKCCIVRNPYTGHKYLCGALQSGIVLLQWYEPMQRFMLIKHFDFPLPSPLKVFEMLVVPEQEYPMVCVAISQGTEPGQVVRFETINLNSCSSWFTEMGSPGHQVDAIHVTQLERDTVLVCLDKNLKIVNLQGRLKSNKKLASELSFDFCIGSVVCLQDSVLAFWKHGMQGKSFKSNEVTQEISDPSRVFRLLGSDRVVVLESRPTDNPTAQSNLYILAGHENSY; from the exons ATGGAAGTATTTCCCCGACCCAGCGGTGAAATTCAGAGAAGAAACCCACAACAGGACTTCGAACTTATTCAGCGAGTGGGAAGCGGCACATATGGAGACGTGTACAAG GCTCGAAACATTCAAACAGGAGAGCTAGCTGCTGTGAAAATCATCAAGCTGGAGCCAG gGGACGACTTCTCCATTATACAGCAGGAAATCTTCATGGTGAAAGAATGCATGCACCAAAACATCGTGGCCTACTTTGGAAGCTACCTCTG ccggGAGAAGCTGTGGATCTGCATGGAGTACTGTGGAGGAGGGTCCCTCCAGGACATCTACCACG tCACGGGCCCTCTTTCCGAGCTGCAGATAGCCTACGTCTGCAGGGAAACTCTGCAG GGTCTTGGATACCTGCACTCCAAGGGCAAGATGCACCGCGACATCAAG GGGGCCAACATCTTGCTGTCAGACAACGGCGACGTGAAGCTCG CTGACTTTGGAGTCGCAGCCAAAATCACCGCCACCATCGCCAAGAGGAAGTCCTTTATCGGGACACCTTATTG GATGGCACCGGAGGTGGCGGCCGTGGAGAAGAATGGAGGCTACAACCAGCTGTGTGACATCTGGGCGGTGGGCATCACCTCCATCGAGCTGGCCGAGCTGCAGCCCCCCATGTTTGACCTCCACCCTATGAG GGCCCTGTTTCTAATGTCCAAGAGCAGCTTCCAGCCTCCCAGGCTAAAGGACCGAACCAAGTG GTCGACCGCTTTCCAAAACTTCGTCAAAGTGTCTCTGACCAAGAACCCGAAGAAAAGGCCCACGGCAGAGAAGCTCCTCTCG CATGTCTACGTGGGCCAGACGGGTCTGACCAGGAGGCTGGCCGTGGAGCTTCTGGACAAGATGAACAACCCCGACAACAGCCAGCACTTCAGCGAGGTGGACGACGACGACCTGGAG cccctgtcTGCAGTGAGACACACCATCCGCTCCACCAACAAGCAGGCCCGGTCGGAGAGGACGCGGTCTGAGATCAACT TCGACAAGGTCCAGTTTGAAGCTCCTCTGAGGAAGGAAACGGAGGCTCACTCTGAAATG GACGTGACCAAGGACAGTGacttcccctccccctggggGCCCTTCGCCGAGGGAGGCATCACTACCAG tGGTCACGTCACCCACCTGGAGGATGCCTTCGAGGACATAGAGCT GTCTACCCTCAAACAAGgagtccctcctcccctgccccccaag ccccggcTGAGCAGCTCGTCAGAGGAGGTGGGCCTCCACGAGGAGCGGAGCCTGACCGTGCGCAGGTTCCCCGCTGCGGAGGGCAGCCCGGGCCCACGGCGGCAGAGCAGCCCGGAGCAGGGCAACAAGGCGGAGCACGCCGCCCCCGACTTCCTGTCCGCCAGCGTCAGCAGCCCCGGGAGGCTGTCTCGCGCCTCtgacccag AGGACTCTGACAGCAGTGGTAATGGAGACAGTCCCAAACCCACCCCCAACCATCCCCACCCCAGGGAGAAGAAGGACTACCCC AAACCTGCCATCAACGGCCTGCCTCCCACCCCTAAAGTCCTG atGGGGGCCTGCTTCTCCAAAGTGTTTGACGGCTGCCCGCTGAAAATCAACTGCGCCACATCATGGATTCACCCAGATACCAAAG ACCAGTATCTGATTTTCGGGACTGAAGATGGCATCTACACCCTGAACCTGAACGAGCTTCACGAAGCGACGATGGAACAg CTTTTTCCAAGGAAGTGCACCTGGCTCtacatcatcaacaacaacctgatgtcactgtcag GGAAGACCTTCCAGCTCTACTCCCACAACCTCATAGGCCTGTTTGAGCAGCTGAAGAAGCCTGGCCTGGCGGCCCAGTTCCAGACCCACCGCTTCCCAGACAAGATCCTGCCCAG GAGATTCGCCTTGACAACTAAGATCCCAGACACAAAGGGCTGCCACAAGTGTTGCAttg tgAGGAACCCGTACACAGGTCATAAGTATCTGTGTGGAGCGCTGCAGTCAGGCATAGTGCTGCTGCAGTGGTACGAGCCCATGCAGAGATTCATGCTGATCAAG caCTTTGACTtccccctgcccagccctctGAAGGTGTTTGAGATGCTGGTGGTTCCAGAGCAGGAGTACCCCATGGTGTGCGTGGCCATCAGCCAGGGCACAGAGCCAGGGCAGGTGGTGCGCTTCGAGACCATCAACCTCAACTCCTGCTCGTCCTGGTTCACCGAGATGGGCTCTC CGGGACATCAGGTGGACGCCATCCACGTCacccagctggagagagacaccgtGCTGGTGTGTCTGGACA AAAATTTGAAGATTGTCAATCTCCAGGGAAGACTGAAGTCCAATAAGAAGCTGGCGTCGGAGCTTAGTTTCGACTTCTGCATTGGATCTGTTG TGTGTCTCCAGGACAGTGTGCTGGCCTTCTGGAAACACGGCATGCAGGGAAAGAGCTTCAAGTCCAACGAG GTGACCCAGGAGATCTCGGACCCCAGCCGAGTGTTCCGCCTGCTGGGATCTGACAG GGTGGTTGTCCTGGAGAGCCGACCCACAGACAACCCCACAGCCCAGAGCAACCTGTACATCCTGGCTGGCCACGAGAACAGCTACTAG